In Rutidosis leptorrhynchoides isolate AG116_Rl617_1_P2 chromosome 2, CSIRO_AGI_Rlap_v1, whole genome shotgun sequence, one genomic interval encodes:
- the LOC139889830 gene encoding uncharacterized protein, with protein MAGRIADTLGTNFTKSFIKSIGNGTDTKFWQDTWCGTEKFSNQFRRLYMLESNKHALVADRITTQNSTTIGLWNWSRNPHGRTLNELTELNNLLSTIKLTDKPDTWIWSLDKDGMFTTKKLASILDNTKLATPQHTFKTPKNKFLPQKINIFIWRLIYGRIPTRSELDKRNIDLNSLLYPLCNSHIETIEHILCHCPKTSSVWLSILNWWNHPSNTITTINDVTISEQLFTTTKIGSYIWQATKWASSYILWKHRNLNVFSKKEWCVASILTEIQAQTYAWISKRSKNSTIDWHQWLTNPSSYTSNQQRSDIG; from the coding sequence ATGGCTGGGCGTATCGCGGACACCCTCGGGACTAACTTCACCAAGTCTTTCATCAAAAGCATTGGAAATGGCACCGACACCAAATTTTGGCAAGACACTTGGTGTGGTACCGAAAAATTCAGCAATCAATTTAGAAGATTATACATGCTCGAAAGCAACAAACACGCTCTGGTTGCGGACCGTATCACGACACAAAACTCTACAACCATAGGTTTGTGGAATTGGTCTAGAAATCCACATGGGCGTACACTTAACGAATTAacggaactcaacaaccttttatcCACCATCAAATTAACCGATAAACCTGACACTTGGATATGGTCCTTAGATAAAGATGGTATGTTCACAACTAAGAAACTAGCTTCGATCCTCGACAATACCAAACTCGCCACTCCACAACACACTTTCAAAACCCCTAAAAACAAATTTCTACCTCAAAAAATTAACATATTCATATGGAGATTAATCTATGGTAGAATTCCCACTCGTAGTGAACTAGACAAGCGAAATATCGATCTCAACTCACTCCTCTACCCATTATGCAACTCACACATTGAAACCATTGAACACATCCTTTGCCATTGTCCGAAAACTTCAAGTGTATGGCTTTCTATACTAAATTGGTGGAACCACCCCTCTAACACCATCACCACCATTAACGACGTAACCATCTCGGAACAATTGTTCACTACGACGAAAATCGGTTCATATATTTGGCAAGCCACTAAATGGGCCTCATCTTACATTCTATGGAAACACCGGAACCTCAATGTTTTTAGCAAAAAAGAATGGTGTGTTGCCTCAATTTTAACCGAAATACAAGCACAGACATACGCTTGGATATCCAAAAGATCAAAAAATTCAACAATCGATTGGCATCAATGGCTCACCAATCCATCATCCTACACTTCGAATCAACAAAGATCGGACATTGGCTAA